In Saccharothrix syringae, the following are encoded in one genomic region:
- the resB gene encoding cytochrome c biogenesis protein ResB produces the protein MRTALTLLFLLALGAMPGALLPQRSLNAGKVDEYIAEHGWWGRLLDDLQFYDVYASYWFSAVYVLLFVSLVGCLLPRTWEYARQMRARPVLTPRNLSRMPHHASAEVDATPEAVVAGAERRLKGWRRITREEPDGARTVSAERGYLRETGNLVFHFSLLGLLVAFALGKMLGYEGQVIVQANGGQFCNSGVFNYDSFRPGLRVDGSDLSPFCVKVDDFEATYLHNGQAESYRADLQYQSGADLDSGTWRPYRLEVNSPLRTAGDRVYLIDHGYTPVFTVTFPNGQTRTGEVQWRPVNTVTYASEGATKFDPPGVTDAEQRRRGQLAITGLLAPTAVFRGELLDSAFPAANDPAVAVDVYRGDLGTDSGRGQSIFSIDQKMVADGKLLKVARQNLRQGEQLTLDDGTVIRFDGVRDWVALQVSHDPTQTWVLLFSILVILGLGVSLSIKRRRVWVRATPLGGGRTLIEVGGLARTDQAGYGEEFDGLSRDLLLAHRADADQEDS, from the coding sequence ATGCGCACCGCGCTGACCCTGCTGTTCCTGCTCGCCCTCGGCGCGATGCCGGGCGCCCTGCTGCCGCAGCGCTCGCTCAACGCCGGCAAGGTCGACGAGTACATCGCCGAGCACGGCTGGTGGGGCCGCCTCCTCGACGACCTCCAGTTCTACGACGTCTACGCCAGCTACTGGTTCTCCGCGGTCTACGTGCTGCTGTTCGTCTCCCTGGTCGGCTGCCTGCTGCCGCGCACCTGGGAGTACGCCAGGCAGATGCGGGCCAGGCCGGTGCTGACCCCGCGCAACCTGTCCCGGATGCCGCACCACGCGAGCGCCGAGGTCGACGCGACGCCGGAGGCCGTCGTGGCGGGGGCCGAGCGGCGGCTCAAGGGCTGGCGCCGCATCACCCGCGAGGAGCCCGACGGCGCCCGCACGGTCAGCGCCGAGCGCGGCTACCTGCGCGAGACCGGCAACCTGGTGTTCCACTTCTCCCTGCTGGGCCTGCTGGTCGCGTTCGCGCTGGGCAAGATGCTCGGCTACGAGGGCCAGGTCATCGTGCAGGCCAACGGCGGCCAGTTCTGCAACTCCGGCGTGTTCAACTACGACTCGTTCCGGCCCGGCCTGCGCGTGGACGGCTCCGACCTCAGCCCGTTCTGCGTGAAGGTGGACGACTTCGAGGCCACCTACCTGCACAACGGCCAGGCCGAGAGCTACCGGGCCGACCTGCAGTACCAGTCGGGCGCGGACCTCGACAGCGGCACGTGGCGGCCGTACCGGCTGGAGGTCAACAGCCCGCTGCGCACCGCGGGCGACCGCGTCTACCTGATCGACCACGGCTACACGCCGGTCTTCACGGTCACCTTCCCCAACGGTCAGACGCGCACCGGCGAGGTCCAGTGGCGGCCGGTCAACACCGTCACCTACGCCTCCGAGGGCGCGACCAAGTTCGACCCGCCGGGCGTGACCGACGCCGAGCAGCGGCGCCGCGGCCAGCTCGCCATCACCGGCCTGCTCGCGCCGACCGCGGTGTTCCGCGGCGAGCTGCTGGACTCCGCGTTCCCCGCCGCCAACGACCCCGCGGTCGCGGTCGACGTCTACCGCGGCGACCTGGGCACCGACTCCGGGCGCGGCCAGTCCATCTTCTCCATCGACCAGAAGATGGTCGCCGACGGCAAGCTGCTCAAGGTCGCCCGCCAGAACCTCCGGCAGGGCGAGCAGCTCACCCTCGACGACGGCACCGTGATCCGGTTCGACGGCGTGCGCGACTGGGTGGCCCTCCAGGTCTCGCACGACCCGACGCAGACCTGGGTGCTGCTGTTCTCGATCCTGGTCATCCTGGGGCTGGGCGTGTCGCTGAGCATCAAGCGGCGCAGGGTGTGGGTGCGGGCGACCCCGCTGGGCGGCGGGCGTACTTTGATTGAGGTCGGCGGCCTCGCGCGGACCGACCAGGCCGGGTACGGCGAGGAGTTCGACGGGTTGTCCCGCGACCTGCTGCTCGCGCACCGGGCCGATGCCGATCAGGAGGACAGCTGA